DNA sequence from the Cucumis melo cultivar AY chromosome 6, USDA_Cmelo_AY_1.0, whole genome shotgun sequence genome:
CTTAAACTTCTACCAAAACACTAAGTCGAATATCTTTCTCAAAGTCTCATTACCGCTGCTTGAATTGTTATTCGTAGACAGAGACACTGCTGTACAGATTTGTTCAACAGGGGAATAAAATAGATGGAACATACATGTTTCTCACCAAAAATCTTACTGGTACAAATGATCATTAATGCAGTTTGAGAAGGGAGAATGAGAAGATATTTTACAAATTCTTGATTCCCTCGCGAAACTAATTGGTAAGAAAACGGGTTCCATTGGAACAAAATTTCCCCCTAACAGAATGTGGCTATTACTGTTTGCTCCAGCTACTCGGATGGGGAGATGGCCATTTCTGAATGAAGCAGGACTGCACCACAAAAAACGAAGGACCTCTATGAAAAGACTCTGATAAGTACGCCTGATCAGTTGCTCTTCAATATCTACTCCCCCTTTTGTCTTTCAAAATCcattttttgaatttcttttcaGACAGCAAAAGAATATGCCCCTGGGCAAACAAACTGTTGATTTCAAAATAATTGTGCAGATGCTGAGTGAGACCAGTATTCTTTCACTAACTGTCCAAATAGGGAGCCTTCTCTTTTGATCAACGTAGCCGGTTCATCGTATTCTGCTATTCTCCCTGAAAATTGTATTAAAACATTCCATAAGAAAACTAGGATTGATTCATTTCTAACTTTGCTTTTCCTACAGTGAAAGTTGAGGATGTATCAACGAAGAATCCTATGATACTAAGAAAAATGTGCTTGAATTGTGTTTGAATTATCAAAACTTACCATCACTTATAGCAAGCACCATTGTGCAATCCATAACAGTTGGTATTCTGTGAGCAACTGTAATCACAGTACAGTCGGCGAATTCAGATCGAATAGTTTTCTGTAGAATCATATCAGTCGCATTGTCAATTGATGCAGTAGCTTCGTCAAGCACTAATATTCGACTTCTCCTCAAAAGAGCACGACCTAAACAGAAAAGTTGTCGTTGTCCCATGCTCCAGTTTGAACCATCTTCCACAACTGGTATTTACAAAATGTTAGCCACCGACAACCTGAAACTAGGAGAAACTAAAAAAGGAAAACCTCGACATTATCTTGGTTATGAAAAAGATTACCCAAGGAATCCAATCCTGCCTCCCGCTCTTCGACAGCGTCTCTTAGTTGACACTTCCCGAGTACCTGTATAATCAAGACATAGTAACTTCAGAACTATGGTGAAGTAAATATTATGAAGAATAAACCTCTAAAGAACAAAGCATCACCTCCCATATTTCATCATCACTATGCTGAACTAAGGGATCCAAATTGTATCTAACAGTTCCCTTAAAAAGGGTTGGGTCTTGAGGAATAATTCCGAAACGTGAACGCAGGTCATGAAGTCCAATCGAACAAATGTCGATGCCGTCAACTACAATCTTTCCCCCTACTGGCTCAACCAAGCGGAATATGGCACTTAAAAGGGTAGATTTACCACTGCCAGTACGACCAACAATACCAATCTTGTGTCCGCCTTCAAATGTGCAGCTAATACCATGAAGAACAAGGGGCGTATTGGGTCTATACCGAATCTGTAAAATGAAACGATCATGGTTAGTTTGCTGATCTCTCCAAAGGCTTCAGCTTTTGATTAGCGTATTACTTACCTTCAAGTCGATTATCTCCACTTTGCCGATAGAGGGCCAATTGCTTGGAGGACGGTTAGCTTCGATGATTTCAGGAGCCTCACTTGATAAATGCATGTATTGGTTTAATCTTTCTACAGAAATGATGTGATTGGCTATATTACATTGATTCTGAATGGAGAAGACCAGGGACACATTTAATGAAAGGCCATAAGAGAGTGCCATTCCAATGAAACCTGCAATAAAAGCATACAACTTTTATAACATGACATTTAGAATAGGCAGATTTGATGACTATGCAATGAAAATGTTAAATCCCCACCAGGGCTGAAACTTCCAGTTGGTAGCAATACTATGCAAAATGCAGCGGAGGCTAAGACTACTGCACTGAGCATTTCTAACCGTTGTATCAGCCACTCGTTCGCTGAAAAATTGTGAAAGAAAGGACTGGCATTTCCATCAACAAATTCAAGATTTTTCTTAAAGAATCTATCTTCCTCTTCAAAAGCTCGAATTGTCATTGCTCCAGCTATGGATTCAGACAAATGGTTTGCTACCATTGACTTTGTCGTCCCATTAAGACGCATGAGTTCTTTAGCAGAAGCGAAATAGTATCTCTGCACGAAGAAGAGGCTATTTCTTGTCAGTTACTTCAAAGAAAAGGTGACCTTGATCATTGTTCATACACATCTAAGTCATCTCGTTGAATACTTCTAAACTAATTACTCGAGATCTTATGACTTAAAGTCACTTTTCAAGAGCCTCACGCAGTCAGAATTTCATATCTAATGGACCTGTTAGTCAGTATTACCTGCAAGCAAACTGCCAAAATGATTGTAGGTACGGAGATGAATAGAACTTGCCACGTGATTACGGCTAAAACTCCGAGACTGGCATAGGCATTGGAGGTTGCAGCCACAGCAAATATTAAACTAAACGGGACATCAAGATCCACAATACTAAGATCCATTGAGACCTATAAAAGGATAAACAAATATAAGAAGACTCTGTTCATTCCAATCTCAAAAAGCTTTTGGAGCTCGAGATGCTTACCCGACTAAGTATCCTTCCAAGAGGTGTGGAATCATAGAAGGACATCGGTGCGCGAAAAAGAGATGCTAGTAGCTGAGAAAACAATGATTTTGAAGATTGCAGACCTAAAAAAGCTGTTAAAAGAGCTCTTGAAGCCAGGAATATTGTTGAAGTAACTCCAATCAACAAGTAAACTATGATCAGGCGCGACTTGCTGACGTTGGGATTGTCAACATTCATAGCCATCCAAGAGTTTTGAGTTATTCCACATGCCACGAATGCTAATTGGAAGAGAACATctaaggagaagaagaagaaccctTTGTTCTGATTCAGATACTGAATATAAGGCTTGAATCCTGAGTCTCCAACTTCCCGCTCCTCCTGCTTAATTATCTGGTTAGCATCGGAAACTACAGACAGTTTCTCAGTAAAAGATTTCTTAATCTCTTTACTAGATGTTCTCAAACTCTTGGTAGCAGATAAATCTGCAAGCCTTTCAGTACCCGCAGTCTCTTTGTGTGCATTGACAAGGTCCTGAAATTGTTTGCTATGTGCTAACAGCTGATCGTAAGCGGCTGCTTCAAGAATTTCCCCATCGGACATCAGCTGCAATTGGCAATTACAAATTAGAATTAGGATGTTACAAATGAGCAATCAAAGGCCTGAATCTTGATTCAAAACAGATAATGAGGGGCAAAGCGCCTAACTAACGAAGGAACAAATTCAACAAATAGGGGCTTGCTAAGGAACAAATTCAATAAACATGTAGGGTTAAGTTTTTAATTTTCACGTTTCACTTGGGTATATTCAAAAGCAGGAGAGTCACACAACTGAACTTGGAACATGTTATCAATATCATGAGTTCATTGATACAAAATGGAATGAGCAGGAAAACAAAGGCTATATTTCAAATGGTGCTTTGTAGTTTGTACTAACCAGGACAGATTCAAAAGCAGGTAAGAAATCAACTTGATGAGTCACAAGAAGAACAGTTTTTCCCAAGAGCGCCTCCATAACATATCCCTGCCATGGTGCCAGTTAGCTTTCACACAGTCTGAGCaaacagaaagaaaaaataatggACAATGTCAAAAACTTGAGAGTTACATTGAACAAACTTGTGGCAGTATGAGCATCAACAGCACTAAATGGATCGTCTAACAGATATATATCAGCATTTTGATAAAGCGCACGTGCAAGTTGAATCCTCTGCTTTTGTCCACCACTGAGATTTACTCCTCTTTCCCCAATCTCAGTGAGATCACCGTAAGGAAGTAACTCAAGGTCCTTCATCAATGAACACTTCTCAAGTGTTTCTCGATATCTCCAATTGTCCATTTCAGAGCCAAATAAAATGTTATCTCGTATGGACCCTGTTTGGATCCATGCTGTTTGAGACACATAAGCAATCCTTCCATTAACTTGGATCTGTGAAATCAATATAAAAGGAACATTTAAATCATATTGAGCTAATTTATGTAAGAGTAACCAAGTGAATCTACATGGGGAAAAGATAGGGATAGAAAGGATAAAGCATATAGTATAGGATCAATTTATATCATGATGAATTTAGCTCTATCATGTAGTAATGGTAGATGAGTAAGTATGGTGATATAACTAACATTTCCCTCAAGATTTGGAATTTCACCAAGAACAGCTGCTAGAAGCGTAGATTTTCCTGAGCCAACTTCTCCACATATTGCAACCTTTGAACCTGGCTTGACCTCTAAATTTATATTACGAAGAGTAGGCCTCGTCGAATTCTCTTCCCACGAGAAAGATGCTGAACTGATCCGAATGGAGTAGTTACCATTCATATTCACACACTTTCTAGGAACACTAGAACTTTGCAGCTCAGGTGACTCCAGAAAGTCAACAATACGTGTAAAAGAGACCCTTGCTTGGATGATCACCGCAATGACATCACCCATAGATCTCACAGGTTCTTGAACAAGACGCAATGCAGATACAAAAGTGAACACATTATTGGCATGCAGTGGAATTTTCAAAAAACTACATGCCCCAAAGGTTGCAACAGAGACAATAACAGGAGATGACCAAAAGAGAATGCCATTCCATCCTTTTCGATATTGCACGGCTGACAACCACCTGTGCTCCTCCTTTCTTAACTTCTCAATTACGTTCTTGAAATGGGTTTCCCAAGCGTATAGCTTCAAAATTTTCATGTTTACAAGAGCCTCCGTAAACGTTTTCAGTCTCTCATCTTGTGCCGCCATCAATTTACTCTGAAACTTATGTTGTAGCTTGGCGATTGGAGTATTCCCAACTACACATAGAATTATCACTAAAAGGGAGGCTATGGTTGCTATTCCTACTGCTTTATAGAGGATCAAAAGGGCAATACATAGCTGAACGCTCGTAGTCCAAGTTTGGTGGAACCAAAACGAGAATTCTCCAATTCTATACGCGTCTACAGTAACGTAGTTCATGATTTCACCACTCGAGTGCATCAACTTAGCTTCACTGGACAATCGCAATTGCTTCTTATAAATAGCTGCTGAGAGCAAAGATCTAACTTTAAGACCAACAAGCCTGGTTCTGAAGTACCATTGTCTTTGCGATATGGATTCAATACTTTTCGAAAAGAAAAGTGAAACGGCAAGCACAAGACCTTCATATTTGAAACTTTGCTGTCCCTGAGCAACCAAAATGAAGGCATTGAGAAGCAGAGGACCAGCAGAGAGAAAGAGTACTTTCAACAAAGCGAAAAATCCTGACAATAATATATCCCTTCGATGGCATAAAAGGATGACTTTGAAGACTGATGGTTGAGAACTTTGGCCTTTTCTTTTATGTTCATTCATTTGGTTTATGAACTGTAAGTAACAACTTTCTGCTCGATCTGCCTCCCGCATCATCGGTATATCTTCAATGTTGAGAGTCTTCTTCTTTCCCGTTTTCATTAAAGGATTCATCCACCAAAATGAAATTTTACTCAGCAATCCAGCTTTGGCTAATGGAGTAACAGGATCAAGCTTACCACTTCCGTTGGCCTCACCAGTTAATGGGGTGTAAAGTCCATTCCCATTGATACTCTCCTCATTCTCTTGGCAGCTAAAACAACCAAAAGAGCAAAGCAATAATAGAACTGATCCCAGAACAGATAGAACATCTAAAACCATCTTTGCTGATACTATTTTACTCGAAACAACATCAAAAAGTGAAAGAACACAAACAACCCCAGCAAACACGAATGCTGCAATGGACAGTAGGCGCAACAAGGCTCTTGGAAGCTGTTTACTCCATAAGCTAACAATAGAGCTCAACAATAACCACGTTAAGCCATGGAAGGAAGTTGATAACCACAGCTGCAAAGGCAAAGCAGTGTGATCTTTCCTCAACTTCTCCACCAAAGTCCAAATGCCTAAGCCAAGGTACACCAATCCAACACAACTATTGAAGATAGCAGACAAAATCAGCAAACCTGAACCGTTACGAATTTGATACGACATGTGAACTCTTTTCATTGACTTCCCCACAATATTGGATACAAGCAAGATGAACAGTAGAGAATCAAAACAGATGATCAGAGCTTGAGTTAAACATGAAGAAGAACGAGAAAGAAAGTTGTAGTCAAAACCACAAGGTTTCTCACTACCATCGAAACAGTCATAACCTCCACAGAACACATCCCATATCGCCTCCATTCCCCTCCTCTTTCTTGTCTATGAATGTCAAATGAAGTTAGTTAATAAGACGACATTGATGCATAATATTCGTCAAAGCTCTAAAAGTAAAACAACCTTTCAATTACTCATATAACAATATTTTGGTTCACTTGTTAAAAGTTAATAGTAGAATAAACAGAAAGAGAATGAATATGAAACTTTGATTCAGGCTTCTAAATGCGCTTGTTCTTCGCAGAAACCATTTCCACCATTCAACAAATGGAAGTTTTCTAGTATTACCACAATGATATATTATTGGTCAAAGCATATTTCAACTAGCATTATATCAATTTTGAAGCCAGAGCTTCGATTTCTCCACCCGACATATTGTCAAAGaaaatgatatattattttatttcaaaggAT
Encoded proteins:
- the LOC103484144 gene encoding ABC transporter C family member 10; translated protein: MEAIWDVFCGGYDCFDGSEKPCGFDYNFLSRSSSCLTQALIICFDSLLFILLVSNIVGKSMKRVHMSYQIRNGSGLLILSAIFNSCVGLVYLGLGIWTLVEKLRKDHTALPLQLWLSTSFHGLTWLLLSSIVSLWSKQLPRALLRLLSIAAFVFAGVVCVLSLFDVVSSKIVSAKMVLDVLSVLGSVLLLLCSFGCFSCQENEESINGNGLYTPLTGEANGSGKLDPVTPLAKAGLLSKISFWWMNPLMKTGKKKTLNIEDIPMMREADRAESCYLQFINQMNEHKRKGQSSQPSVFKVILLCHRRDILLSGFFALLKVLFLSAGPLLLNAFILVAQGQQSFKYEGLVLAVSLFFSKSIESISQRQWYFRTRLVGLKVRSLLSAAIYKKQLRLSSEAKLMHSSGEIMNYVTVDAYRIGEFSFWFHQTWTTSVQLCIALLILYKAVGIATIASLLVIILCVVGNTPIAKLQHKFQSKLMAAQDERLKTFTEALVNMKILKLYAWETHFKNVIEKLRKEEHRWLSAVQYRKGWNGILFWSSPVIVSVATFGACSFLKIPLHANNVFTFVSALRLVQEPVRSMGDVIAVIIQARVSFTRIVDFLESPELQSSSVPRKCVNMNGNYSIRISSASFSWEENSTRPTLRNINLEVKPGSKVAICGEVGSGKSTLLAAVLGEIPNLEGNIQVNGRIAYVSQTAWIQTGSIRDNILFGSEMDNWRYRETLEKCSLMKDLELLPYGDLTEIGERGVNLSGGQKQRIQLARALYQNADIYLLDDPFSAVDAHTATSLFNGYVMEALLGKTVLLVTHQVDFLPAFESVLLMSDGEILEAAAYDQLLAHSKQFQDLVNAHKETAGTERLADLSATKSLRTSSKEIKKSFTEKLSVVSDANQIIKQEEREVGDSGFKPYIQYLNQNKGFFFFSLDVLFQLAFVACGITQNSWMAMNVDNPNVSKSRLIIVYLLIGVTSTIFLASRALLTAFLGLQSSKSLFSQLLASLFRAPMSFYDSTPLGRILSRVSMDLSIVDLDVPFSLIFAVAATSNAYASLGVLAVITWQVLFISVPTIILAVCLQRYYFASAKELMRLNGTTKSMVANHLSESIAGAMTIRAFEEEDRFFKKNLEFVDGNASPFFHNFSANEWLIQRLEMLSAVVLASAAFCIVLLPTGSFSPGFIGMALSYGLSLNVSLVFSIQNQCNIANHIISVERLNQYMHLSSEAPEIIEANRPPSNWPSIGKVEIIDLKIRYRPNTPLVLHGISCTFEGGHKIGIVGRTGSGKSTLLSAIFRLVEPVGGKIVVDGIDICSIGLHDLRSRFGIIPQDPTLFKGTVRYNLDPLVQHSDDEIWEVLGKCQLRDAVEEREAGLDSLVVEDGSNWSMGQRQLFCLGRALLRRSRILVLDEATASIDNATDMILQKTIRSEFADCTVITVAHRIPTVMDCTMVLAISDGRIAEYDEPATLIKREGSLFGQLVKEYWSHSASAQLF